The proteins below come from a single Zea mays cultivar B73 chromosome 8, Zm-B73-REFERENCE-NAM-5.0, whole genome shotgun sequence genomic window:
- the LOC100274421 gene encoding uncharacterized protein LOC100274421, protein MASNGNGNLKADIQQVESTASDNVQGATGVNTLATQGVSRNEKRWSGFRDFWNRLCTGPKLKKLGPSTSFKFQQIALQRDEFSRSIHSDNHVSHEHFQFIRKINWEQLWVMARNWIKEPMNMALFVWIACVAVSGAILFLVMTGMLNRVLPSKSKRDTWFEVNNQILNALFTLMCLYQHPQRIYNFVLLCRWEQQDILRLRKIYCKNGTYKPNEWMHMMVVVILLNLNCFAQYALCGLNVGYRRSERPAIGVGLTISVAIGAAAFAGLYNIISPLGKDYDTEHPDIDQEAQIHATSTESGRPTSRLQSFERRYSFIQSDERRFVERRPQWVGGLMDFWDQISIAYLSLFCSCCVFGWNMQRLGFGNMYVHIATFLLFCLAPFFIFVLAAGNVDNGSVQVALVLTGLFLCFFGLLYGGFWRIQMRKRFNLPENSFCCHNPDASDCFHWLFCCSCSLAQEVRTADYYDITEDRSHTGQVVGESHRIMSPLQREDGLPLFKSSPSSPYRSGNVSPSIFILESPSPSAPRRSSGSSPQGGGSPTMGHRAMKAPVPSVLQRESGPDHAQG, encoded by the coding sequence ATGGCCTCCAATGGTAATGGAAATCTCAAAGCTGATATTCAACAAGTAGAGTCAACAGCTTCAGATAATGTTCAAGGCGCAACAGGCGTCAACACTCTTGCCACTCAGGGTGTTTCACGAAATGAAAAGCGGTGGAGCGGGTTTAGGGATTTCTGGAATCGCCTTTGTACTGGCCCCAAGTTAAAGAAGCTTGGTCCCTCCACTTCGTTCAAGTTTCAACAGATCGCACTTCAACGTGATGAGTTCTCACGTTCGATCCATTCGGACAACCATGTTAGCCACGAGCATTTCCAGTTTATCCGGAAGATTAATTGGGAACAACTGTGGGTGATGGCTAGGAACTGGATAAAAGAGCCTATGAATATGGCCCTTTTTGTTTGGATTGCTTGTGTTGCTGTATCCGGTGCAATTCTCTTCCTTGTTATGACTGGAATGCTGAATCGTGTTTTGCCTAGCAAATCAAAAAGAGACACCTGGTTTGAAGTGAACAACCAGATCCTGAACGCATTATTCACGCTCATGTGCCTCTATCAACATCCTCAACGGATCTACAACTTTGTGCTTCTTTGTCGATGGGAGCAGCAGGACATCTTAAGGCTTAGGAAGATATATTGCAAAAATGGAACATATAAACCTAACGAGTGGATGCACATGATGGTGGTTGTGATCCTCCTTAATCTGAACTGCTTTGCTCAGTATGCCCTGTGTGGTCTAAACGTAGGGTACCGCAGATCTGAACGCCCCGCTATCGGTGTTGGTCTCACTATTTCTGTTGCAATTGGGGCTGCAGCATTCGCTGGTCTGTACAATATCATCAGCCCTCTTGGGAAGGATTACGACACAGAACATCCAGATATCGACCAAGAAGCACAGATCCATGCCACCTCAACCGAGAGCGGCAGACCAACTTCACGGCTTCAGTCATTCGAGAGGAGATACTCTTTCATCCAGAGCGACGAACGCCGTTTTGTGGAGAGAAGGCCTCAGTGGGTTGGCGGGCTAATGGATTTCTGGGACCAGATATCCATTGCGTATTTGTCACTTTTCTGCAGCTGCTGTGTCTTTGGCTGGAACATGCAGAGGCTTGGGTTCGGTAACATGTACGTCCACATCGCAACGTTTCTGCTCTTCTGCCTGGCGCCATTCTTCATCTTCGTCCTCGCAGCCGGCAACGTTGACAACGGATCCGTTCAGGTGGCGTTGGTGCTCACCGGACTTTTCCTGTGCTTTTTCGGTCTACTGTATGGCGGCTTCTGGAGGATCCAGATGAGGAAGAGATTCAACCTCCCCGAAAACAGCTTCTGCTGCCACAACCCGGACGCGTCGGACTGTTTCCACTGGTTATTCTGCTGCTCGTGCTCGCTTGCCCAGGAAGTCAGAACTGCGGATTACTACGATATCACAGAGGACAGGTCGCACACAGGGCAGGTAGTTGGTGAAAGCCACCGCATAATGTCCCCGTTGCAGCGCGAAGACGGTCTGCCTCTTTTCAAGTCGAGCCCAAGCTCGCCGTACAGGAGCGGCAACGTTAGTCCGTCGATCTTCATCCTGGAGAGCccgtcaccgtcggccccacgtaggtCGTCTGGTTCGTCGCCTCAGGGTGGTGGTTCACCGACGATGGGCCATAGGGCGATGAAGGCGCCAGTTCCATCTGTTCTTCAAAGAGAGAGTGGACCAGATCATGCACAGGGGTGA